The following proteins come from a genomic window of Geomonas sp. RF6:
- a CDS encoding YkgJ family cysteine cluster protein, giving the protein MEALLGQVDAWFSRCMELYPQSIACGSGCSSCCRSLFDITLLDAYYLKLGFDALPEETKRGVLEKCEARVAQMRQEWPDFEHPYFLNYRPEEDWYALMPEEDETPCVLLGEDGRCLVYRHRPMTCRLHGIPLIDVSGEVMHEEWCTMNFLDEDPLKLQGLAAPFDGMFREEVALFRLFTERFLGERFSEIDTFIPTALLINFDSMQKR; this is encoded by the coding sequence TTGGAAGCACTGCTCGGACAGGTGGATGCCTGGTTCTCCCGCTGCATGGAGCTTTACCCCCAGTCCATCGCCTGCGGCAGCGGCTGCTCGTCCTGCTGCCGCTCCCTCTTCGACATCACCCTGCTCGACGCGTACTACCTTAAGCTCGGCTTTGACGCCCTTCCGGAGGAGACGAAAAGGGGTGTCCTGGAGAAGTGCGAGGCGCGGGTTGCGCAGATGCGGCAGGAGTGGCCCGACTTCGAGCATCCGTATTTCCTGAACTACCGCCCGGAAGAGGATTGGTACGCGCTGATGCCCGAGGAGGACGAGACGCCGTGCGTTCTGCTGGGGGAGGATGGAAGGTGCCTCGTCTACCGGCACAGGCCGATGACCTGCCGGCTGCATGGCATTCCCCTCATCGATGTAAGCGGGGAAGTGATGCACGAGGAATGGTGCACCATGAACTTCCTGGACGAGGACCCACTGAAGCTGCAGGGGCTTGCTGCACCGTTTGACGGGATGTTCAGGGAAGAAGTCGCGCTCTTTCGCCTCTTCACCGAGAGGTTCCTCGGCGAACGTTTCAGCGAGATCGACACCTTCATCCCGACAGCGCTCCTGATAAATTTCGACTCCATGCAAAAGCGCTGA
- the pyrE gene encoding orotate phosphoribosyltransferase, whose amino-acid sequence MTEKERLKKIIIELSYEKRKVTLASGRESDFYFDGKQTTLHPEGGYLTGKLFFEAVRDVEGLGGVGGLTLGADPIATATSVVSFLEGKPVPAFIIRKEPKGHGTGAWLEGRKNLPAGTQVVIVEDVVTSGGSSLKAIKRAEEEGLKVLGVVTLVDREEGGRENIEKEGYWLKSIFTKSDILA is encoded by the coding sequence ATGACAGAAAAAGAGCGGTTAAAGAAGATCATCATCGAGTTGTCGTACGAGAAGCGGAAGGTCACCCTTGCCTCCGGCAGGGAGAGCGACTTCTACTTCGACGGCAAGCAGACCACCCTGCACCCTGAAGGGGGGTACCTCACCGGAAAGCTTTTCTTTGAAGCAGTCCGCGATGTCGAGGGGCTCGGCGGGGTAGGGGGGCTCACCCTCGGTGCCGATCCTATTGCCACGGCGACCTCTGTGGTCAGTTTCCTGGAAGGGAAGCCGGTTCCTGCTTTCATCATCAGGAAAGAGCCGAAAGGTCACGGCACAGGAGCATGGCTGGAGGGTAGAAAGAACCTCCCTGCCGGCACCCAGGTCGTCATCGTCGAGGACGTGGTAACGAGCGGCGGATCTTCGCTGAAGGCGATCAAGAGGGCAGAGGAAGAAGGGCTGAAGGTCCTTGGCGTGGTAACCCTCGTCGACCGTGAGGAAGGTGGTCGCGAGAATATCGAGAAGGAAGGGTACTGGCTGAAGTCGATCTTCACCAAGTCCGACATTCTCGCCTAG